Proteins encoded together in one uncultured Sphaerochaeta sp. window:
- a CDS encoding MurR/RpiR family transcriptional regulator has protein sequence MLIWDAIETQQHLFSATDLKLIEYLRQTPNIVFKSITEVIEESGVSYGSVIRFTKKLGCSGFQDFKIRLAGENHQHEPLNDEEVLGTSWMENMLRTARQQLLVTARNCDKAVLSTIVQRIINARQILVVGVGGSYPVAQELTYRLLRMGFANTSIESDEHAQGYRISMLGPKDLLIVFSYSGSTKSILDTARLAKQAHVHIAVFTNYVKSPLMELADSALITSIREPALQAELGTKLPFYFLLELLCESLYEESKPAREALEHTSEAVSDKLL, from the coding sequence ATGTTGATATGGGATGCGATTGAAACACAACAACATCTTTTCAGTGCCACCGATCTGAAACTTATTGAGTATCTCAGGCAAACTCCTAATATTGTGTTCAAGTCAATTACTGAGGTGATTGAAGAGAGCGGGGTAAGCTATGGTAGTGTCATTCGGTTTACCAAGAAACTGGGGTGCTCTGGATTTCAGGATTTCAAGATTAGACTGGCAGGGGAAAACCATCAGCACGAACCTCTTAACGACGAGGAAGTACTCGGGACCTCATGGATGGAGAACATGCTGCGTACTGCCAGGCAGCAACTGTTGGTAACCGCGAGAAACTGTGATAAAGCAGTGCTTTCTACGATTGTACAACGAATAATCAACGCGAGACAGATATTGGTGGTTGGGGTTGGAGGCTCCTACCCTGTTGCGCAGGAGCTGACGTACAGACTCCTGCGTATGGGATTTGCAAATACGAGTATAGAATCGGACGAGCATGCACAGGGCTACAGGATCAGCATGCTCGGCCCTAAGGATCTTCTGATTGTGTTCTCCTATTCAGGGTCCACGAAGAGTATTTTGGATACAGCCAGACTTGCAAAGCAGGCACATGTCCATATTGCTGTGTTCACCAACTATGTGAAATCACCACTTATGGAACTCGCAGATAGTGCATTGATCACCTCAATCAGGGAGCCGGCCCTTCAGGCAGAGCTAGGGACAAAGCTGCCATTCTACTTTCTGCTTGAATTATTGTGTGAATCGCTCTATGAAGAGTCAAAACCTGCAAGAGAAGCACTCGAGCACACTTCTGAGGCAGTCTCGGATAAATTATTGTAG
- a CDS encoding SIR2 family protein codes for MAISCPNTKLSKELNTLKVRDDSKILRFYATDYEDEKKYTFIEGDSATWCSESQFTDIDLRKRIEPWLTSLFQSEHLALLVGSGLTTAIEREACGDSNNGMGAFTPKSRYKIQIEKKATESVQLTCRGNTPNIEDYIRVMNELLAGLKILDDAEAIEELSEEIDSVIKNFVANISNIENRIILANETTRTMAFNTLVLFLMSFASRTGTRDRLNIFTTNYDRLIEAAADIAGIRLIDRFVGSLTPIFRSSRMDIDMHYNPPGIRGEPRYLEGVVHYTKLHGSIDWVQSNNEIRKIGLPFGALHIEPYLEAPGINASPSKTIIYPNASKDRETSEYPFVELFRDFAAALCRPNSTLVIYGYSFGDDHLNRIIRDMLTIPSTHLIIIAYGDSNERIMDFYKRVGRPAQISLIIGPDIGNISSLVNCFLPKPSIDRTTIRMADLLRQRYEQPHEPKKPQEGGDVNDNPTR; via the coding sequence ATGGCTATCAGCTGTCCGAACACCAAGCTTTCTAAAGAACTAAATACTTTAAAAGTACGCGATGATTCAAAAATTTTAAGATTTTATGCGACGGACTACGAAGATGAAAAGAAATATACTTTTATTGAAGGTGATTCAGCCACTTGGTGTTCTGAAAGTCAATTTACCGATATTGATTTGAGAAAAAGGATAGAACCTTGGCTAACATCTCTGTTTCAGTCTGAACACCTCGCCTTGTTAGTCGGTAGCGGATTAACTACAGCAATTGAACGTGAGGCATGTGGAGATAGCAATAATGGAATGGGTGCATTTACACCTAAATCACGTTATAAAATTCAAATCGAAAAGAAAGCTACTGAAAGTGTTCAACTTACTTGTAGAGGGAATACTCCAAATATCGAAGATTACATTCGAGTAATGAATGAGCTTCTTGCTGGTCTTAAGATTCTCGATGATGCTGAGGCTATTGAAGAGTTGAGCGAAGAGATAGATTCTGTTATTAAAAATTTTGTAGCAAATATTTCGAATATTGAGAATCGAATAATATTAGCCAATGAAACTACGAGAACTATGGCTTTCAATACACTTGTACTATTTCTTATGAGTTTCGCTAGCCGAACAGGAACGCGCGACAGACTTAATATTTTTACAACTAATTATGATAGACTAATCGAAGCTGCAGCAGATATTGCAGGAATCAGACTGATTGATAGATTTGTGGGTTCCCTAACTCCAATTTTCCGATCTTCCCGTATGGATATCGACATGCACTATAACCCACCAGGAATTAGAGGAGAGCCTCGCTACTTAGAAGGTGTTGTTCATTATACGAAACTCCATGGATCAATCGACTGGGTACAATCAAATAATGAAATTAGGAAAATTGGATTACCTTTCGGAGCTTTACATATCGAACCATATTTAGAAGCTCCTGGTATCAATGCGTCACCTTCTAAGACAATTATCTACCCAAATGCTTCAAAAGATAGAGAGACTTCTGAGTATCCCTTCGTAGAGTTATTTAGGGATTTTGCAGCTGCATTATGCCGACCTAATAGTACTCTGGTAATCTATGGATATAGCTTTGGAGATGATCACCTCAATCGTATTATCCGGGATATGCTCACAATCCCATCCACGCATCTAATTATTATTGCATATGGAGATTCGAATGAGAGGATTATGGATTTCTATAAACGCGTTGGAAGGCCTGCTCAAATTTCATTAATCATAGGACCTGATATAGGCAATATTTCTTCATTAGTCAATTGTTTCTTACCAAAGCCTTCAATCGATAGAACCACTATACGCATGGCTGATTTATTACGCCAACGGTATGAACAACCTCATGAACCAAAGAAACCTCAAGAAGGGGGTGATGTCAATGACAACCCCACTCGCTAA
- a CDS encoding sugar ABC transporter permease encodes MTDTSTRYYNLLVVPMVVIMGTVIGWPLIRTIMLAFTDASLMGLDKTVFVGLSNFTQAIHDEGFRSAIKVSLIFALVVVTSEMVLGTAVAMLLNEPFRGRNFLRAILILPWAVPTVVNAIMWRLIYNPEYGALNSLLTQLGLLESYISWLGSADKALASIMFADVWKNFSLVALIALAALQSLSVSQVEAAKIDGTNAIQRFWYITLPHLIPSLQVALVLRIIEAVKVFDIIYIMTKGGPANKTRSGSIFVYQEAFTNSRMGSGAAFAVIMVSLIMILILFYMRILTKKK; translated from the coding sequence ATGACTGATACATCGACAAGATACTACAACTTGTTGGTCGTTCCCATGGTAGTTATCATGGGAACGGTTATCGGTTGGCCGCTCATACGTACGATCATGCTTGCCTTCACCGATGCGTCACTCATGGGACTTGATAAGACCGTGTTTGTAGGTCTGAGTAATTTCACCCAGGCGATACATGATGAAGGCTTCAGGTCGGCCATAAAGGTCTCACTCATCTTCGCCCTCGTGGTGGTCACTTCTGAGATGGTACTCGGAACTGCAGTAGCAATGCTCTTGAACGAACCGTTCAGGGGGCGGAATTTCCTACGCGCTATCCTAATTCTACCCTGGGCAGTACCCACGGTAGTAAATGCCATCATGTGGAGACTTATTTATAATCCAGAATATGGGGCATTGAACTCTTTGCTTACCCAGCTAGGACTCCTTGAGTCATACATAAGCTGGCTGGGCAGTGCAGACAAGGCCCTGGCGTCTATCATGTTTGCCGATGTATGGAAGAACTTTTCCCTCGTGGCACTCATCGCCCTGGCAGCCCTCCAGTCACTCTCCGTCTCACAAGTGGAAGCCGCCAAGATTGATGGTACCAACGCGATACAACGGTTCTGGTACATCACCCTTCCCCATCTCATCCCTTCCTTGCAGGTTGCACTGGTGTTACGGATCATTGAGGCAGTAAAGGTCTTCGACATCATCTATATCATGACCAAGGGAGGACCTGCCAATAAGACAAGAAGTGGAAGCATCTTTGTGTACCAAGAAGCCTTCACTAACTCCCGCATGGGTTCAGGAGCAGCATTCGCGGTAATCATGGTCTCCCTGATCATGATACTCATACTGTTCTATATGCGAATTTTAACCAAGAAGAAGTAG
- a CDS encoding SIS domain-containing protein: MRDFITRYTPLLTDATGVASILLEMERQMDDVRATNVTQGDAIKEFADSIRQNKRIIMLGMGASHWVNELFAFQLRRAGIYALAIPASEFLYDPIPLSSELVLLTSQSGESVETVKCLKHLEGVTLYGITLNKESTIGKATKAIIAPGGSEKAFAGTRSVTLTLACMAYICADLGILSTQTIQTMVDFEQDNLEAMHAAVALLHSKSSIVTTGRSLFSPLAQLFALGGEELGGKPILCNETGQLRHGPLEVLSSNSVVVVFRQSGELGILAKSFVSIQQKTGCSLIVIDSSGLEPLEGAITIACPAGNDIAAALAVMETFQSLMIAYACGKNKQTGVPKYSTKITKTE, from the coding sequence ATGAGAGATTTTATTACCAGGTACACACCACTGCTTACAGATGCTACAGGTGTTGCATCAATTCTTCTCGAGATGGAACGTCAGATGGATGATGTAAGGGCCACCAATGTAACACAGGGTGATGCGATCAAGGAATTTGCTGATTCCATCAGACAGAATAAGCGCATCATTATGCTGGGCATGGGAGCTTCCCACTGGGTGAACGAACTGTTCGCGTTTCAACTGAGAAGAGCAGGTATCTATGCACTTGCCATTCCTGCCTCAGAATTTCTCTATGATCCTATCCCACTTTCTTCAGAGTTGGTGCTCCTAACAAGCCAGTCGGGAGAATCAGTGGAAACCGTCAAGTGCTTGAAACACCTTGAGGGGGTTACTTTATATGGTATCACGCTGAATAAGGAGAGCACCATCGGGAAAGCTACGAAGGCAATTATTGCACCTGGTGGCTCCGAGAAGGCTTTCGCTGGCACTCGAAGTGTCACGCTGACACTTGCTTGCATGGCATACATCTGCGCAGACTTAGGAATACTTTCCACCCAAACAATACAGACCATGGTCGATTTTGAACAAGACAACTTGGAAGCAATGCACGCTGCGGTAGCCTTGCTGCATTCAAAAAGCAGTATTGTTACAACAGGAAGAAGTCTATTCAGTCCCCTTGCGCAGTTGTTTGCACTTGGAGGGGAAGAACTCGGCGGGAAGCCAATACTCTGCAATGAGACCGGCCAGTTGCGACATGGACCGCTCGAGGTCCTTTCCTCCAATTCTGTAGTAGTGGTATTCAGGCAAAGTGGCGAACTCGGTATTCTCGCGAAAAGTTTCGTCAGTATACAACAGAAGACCGGTTGCTCTCTCATTGTCATTGACTCATCAGGACTTGAGCCCCTGGAGGGAGCAATTACCATTGCTTGCCCTGCAGGAAATGACATAGCAGCAGCCTTGGCTGTCATGGAGACATTCCAGTCATTGATGATTGCGTATGCATGCGGGAAAAACAAGCAGACGGGAGTCCCCAAGTATTCGACAAAGATTACCAAAACAGAGTAG
- a CDS encoding DUF87 domain-containing protein, producing MTTPLANTDSLRIGSIDFVSPSEIKVLLDLEAPSSIALNTGSPKPFPRINSYVLIPGENGFIVSQIEWITVERSQYPKRKGIQDFGIIDLPYPLRKMSINPLGVLTESITRQDHQPIYCFHRGIEIFPTVGDPVYLPTEIQLKSIVESGEARRVIIGTSPLAGNASVSIDPDRLFGRHLAILGNTGSGKSCSVAGVIRWSIEAASKPLEDEKTGNSSNSRFIILDPNGEYSTAFSGLQHVKKFGVEANLENHIKQLKVPLWLFNSSEWAAISQASAKTQRPTITQALRSVRDGEIQQPSGLESHDMRRYLRTLVSSLTISISKGHPWGTFPCPKNFTQMVEAWRDHIVTNSYFNEEENAAIFNLQKKLDSLLSTRKPTSNNKYPNFNYTRSEVNELLSLTRTAHETFGGSSQDILPIDADIPRPFTGEEFIHSIEANAELLGTSEYIETMLMRIRSLLSDSILKRVICSDTTTTLEQWLDEYICPSNTTEGSITVIDLSLIPAQLIHIITAVIARITLEALQRYRKFNNGKTLPTTLVMEEAHLFVKRYNNENEDSNATELCTRVFEKIAREGRKFGLGLVLSSQRPSELSPTVLSQCNSFLLHRISNDRDQELVSRLVPDNLRGLLRELPSLPSQNAILLGWASELPVLVHMNYLKKKFRPRSDDPEYWNVWTNKNRTVDWKPIAEDWQNYGKESNDSDG from the coding sequence ATGACAACCCCACTCGCTAATACTGATTCATTGAGAATAGGTAGTATAGATTTTGTTTCACCAAGTGAGATAAAAGTATTGCTCGACTTAGAAGCTCCGAGCTCGATTGCTCTTAATACAGGTTCGCCAAAACCATTTCCTCGTATCAATAGCTATGTACTTATACCAGGGGAAAATGGTTTTATAGTTTCTCAAATCGAATGGATAACAGTTGAACGATCTCAATATCCTAAAAGAAAGGGTATTCAAGATTTTGGAATTATCGATTTACCTTATCCTTTAAGAAAGATGAGTATCAATCCATTAGGGGTCCTTACAGAAAGTATTACTCGCCAAGATCATCAGCCAATCTATTGTTTTCATCGTGGTATTGAAATATTCCCCACTGTCGGCGATCCTGTTTATTTACCAACAGAAATCCAATTAAAATCCATTGTTGAATCTGGAGAGGCTCGTCGAGTCATCATAGGAACGAGCCCTCTTGCTGGGAATGCCTCTGTATCAATTGATCCAGATAGGTTGTTTGGCCGACATCTTGCAATTCTTGGGAATACCGGTAGTGGAAAGTCCTGTTCAGTTGCAGGGGTAATACGTTGGTCCATTGAGGCTGCATCTAAACCTTTAGAGGATGAAAAAACAGGCAATTCCTCTAACTCGCGTTTTATCATATTGGATCCAAATGGAGAGTATTCGACTGCCTTCTCAGGGCTACAGCATGTCAAAAAATTTGGAGTAGAAGCCAACCTTGAAAATCATATCAAGCAACTCAAGGTACCTTTATGGTTATTTAATAGCTCTGAATGGGCTGCTATCAGCCAAGCAAGCGCAAAGACACAACGGCCTACAATTACTCAAGCCTTGAGATCTGTCAGAGATGGAGAAATTCAGCAGCCATCAGGATTAGAAAGTCATGATATGCGACGATATCTAAGAACCCTTGTATCATCACTCACCATATCAATAAGTAAGGGCCATCCATGGGGTACCTTCCCTTGTCCAAAAAATTTTACACAGATGGTTGAAGCATGGAGAGATCACATTGTCACAAATAGTTACTTCAATGAAGAAGAAAACGCCGCAATATTTAATCTGCAAAAAAAATTGGACAGTTTATTATCGACAAGAAAACCAACTTCAAATAATAAATATCCTAACTTTAACTACACCCGGTCTGAAGTAAATGAATTATTATCCCTTACACGTACAGCGCATGAGACATTTGGAGGATCGTCACAAGATATTCTGCCTATTGATGCTGACATCCCTAGACCATTTACTGGAGAAGAATTTATACATAGTATTGAAGCAAATGCGGAGCTCTTGGGAACTTCAGAATATATAGAAACGATGCTCATGCGTATTCGTAGTCTTTTATCTGATTCCATATTAAAAAGAGTCATTTGTTCAGACACAACCACTACTCTCGAGCAATGGCTGGATGAGTATATCTGTCCAAGCAATACAACTGAAGGATCTATTACGGTAATTGATTTATCTCTGATACCAGCACAATTAATACACATTATTACTGCAGTAATTGCACGTATAACTTTAGAAGCATTACAACGGTATCGAAAATTTAACAATGGGAAAACATTACCTACCACCCTGGTAATGGAGGAAGCCCATCTTTTTGTTAAGCGGTATAACAATGAAAACGAAGATTCAAATGCTACTGAGTTGTGTACAAGAGTTTTTGAAAAAATCGCCCGAGAAGGACGAAAATTTGGCTTGGGGTTGGTTCTTTCATCTCAACGACCTAGCGAATTATCACCAACAGTTTTATCACAATGCAACAGTTTCTTGTTACACCGTATAAGCAATGATCGAGACCAAGAGCTTGTAAGTAGATTAGTACCAGATAATTTGCGTGGGCTATTACGTGAATTACCTTCATTACCCTCTCAGAATGCAATCTTATTGGGATGGGCTTCTGAACTCCCCGTTCTAGTCCATATGAATTATTTGAAAAAGAAATTTAGACCAAGGTCTGATGATCCTGAGTACTGGAATGTCTGGACAAATAAAAATAGAACAGTGGATTGGAAGCCGATTGCTGAGGACTGGCAGAATTACGGGAAGGAAAGTAATGACTCTGATGGATAG
- a CDS encoding ROK family protein, translating into MSLFVGFDIGGTSIKHMLIDSSYTVLHTGSFETLGPGGPDEALDTMTKIVHAYEDQEKQKVQSVGIGCTGPVDIHTGTIQNPYTLPGFEGKSLKERLIPSLGIPVLVENDANTAHVGEIHYCGITQENTMMITFGTGVGVSLRMQGELFRTPGGVHPEIGHMTVSISSPGQCYCSRTNCFEHVMSGTAINAYASATYGMTPEAILEGEDREKATEFLDRMVTATTDAISSLAMIFASEVVILGGGMHQFIGKYILPHVQQRLNAMLPVYGKTTLVEARYGALSGSYGAAVMAAQTIQNL; encoded by the coding sequence ATGAGTCTATTTGTAGGATTCGATATCGGAGGAACAAGTATCAAGCATATGCTGATCGATTCCTCCTACACAGTATTACACACTGGTAGCTTTGAGACATTGGGACCAGGTGGACCAGACGAAGCCTTGGATACCATGACCAAGATAGTCCATGCATATGAGGATCAAGAGAAGCAAAAGGTCCAGAGTGTAGGTATCGGTTGTACTGGTCCGGTGGATATCCATACCGGTACCATCCAGAACCCCTACACATTACCGGGATTTGAAGGCAAGAGCTTGAAAGAGCGGCTTATTCCTTCTCTTGGTATCCCTGTCCTGGTGGAGAACGACGCAAATACAGCCCACGTGGGTGAGATTCATTATTGCGGGATTACGCAAGAGAACACGATGATGATTACCTTCGGCACTGGTGTCGGGGTATCCCTTCGGATGCAGGGCGAGCTCTTCAGAACACCTGGGGGAGTTCATCCTGAAATCGGCCATATGACCGTAAGTATTTCTTCTCCTGGCCAATGTTATTGTTCTCGGACGAACTGCTTTGAACATGTAATGTCTGGGACAGCAATAAACGCGTATGCATCAGCTACGTATGGGATGACACCAGAGGCCATACTTGAGGGAGAGGATAGGGAAAAAGCTACGGAATTTCTGGATCGGATGGTCACGGCGACAACCGATGCAATTTCCTCGTTAGCAATGATTTTCGCATCTGAAGTGGTGATTCTGGGCGGAGGCATGCATCAGTTCATTGGAAAATACATTCTACCCCACGTACAGCAGAGACTGAATGCCATGCTTCCTGTTTACGGAAAAACCACATTGGTTGAAGCACGATATGGGGCATTATCGGGAAGTTATGGTGCTGCTGTAATGGCTGCCCAAACAATACAGAATTTGTAG
- a CDS encoding extracellular solute-binding protein, whose translation MKKLTTLAISLVLILSISTLFAAGAKEETASDIVQLRFLGMAQAAYSEQNVNDMTADFMKANPNIEVYTEFVPYEELRNKTLLAYGSNNPYDAVLVDDIWYAEYADKDLLLDITSRIPQSYKDGVLAGGWNVTTKNDQVYGLPWFLDTMYLFYNADMLEKAGFTKEPASVEEMVTMAKALKSKGIVEYPFVFSLAQAEALICVYSNFLEAFGGSFQDANGNWILDTSGIPALEFLVSLKNEGLLNPNSLEYLEEDVRRVFSSGDAAFTLNWAYMYSLAIDPNESSLQKDSVGVMVLPGAKGVKDSAAMSGSMGLSVVNKTKHPDEAFAYIQHLTSKEVQDTYSDLQLPVWEASYDDPEIAKGREDLVEAAKLAFSIMNVRPSEPKYQEASAIFQEHIQKALYGDMTPKAALTEAVKKVGAM comes from the coding sequence ATGAAAAAACTGACTACTTTAGCAATCAGCCTTGTCCTGATTCTTAGCATCAGTACTCTGTTTGCAGCAGGAGCAAAAGAGGAAACAGCATCAGATATTGTACAACTGAGGTTTCTTGGAATGGCTCAGGCAGCTTACTCTGAGCAGAATGTCAACGACATGACCGCGGACTTCATGAAGGCAAATCCGAACATTGAGGTGTACACCGAGTTCGTTCCCTATGAAGAGCTTCGGAATAAGACACTGCTTGCATATGGTTCAAACAACCCATATGACGCAGTGCTTGTCGATGACATTTGGTATGCAGAATACGCAGACAAGGACCTGTTGCTGGATATCACAAGTCGCATTCCCCAAAGCTACAAGGACGGCGTCCTTGCAGGTGGATGGAATGTAACAACGAAAAACGACCAGGTCTACGGCCTTCCTTGGTTCCTTGACACCATGTATCTCTTCTACAACGCTGATATGCTGGAGAAAGCAGGGTTCACAAAGGAACCTGCATCAGTAGAAGAAATGGTAACAATGGCAAAGGCCCTTAAGTCGAAAGGCATTGTCGAATACCCATTCGTTTTCAGCCTCGCACAGGCCGAAGCACTGATTTGTGTCTACTCCAACTTCCTTGAGGCGTTCGGTGGATCCTTCCAAGATGCAAATGGGAACTGGATTTTGGACACCAGCGGAATTCCCGCACTGGAGTTCCTTGTATCCCTCAAGAATGAGGGTCTCTTGAATCCAAACTCCCTGGAATATCTTGAAGAAGATGTCCGTCGTGTATTCTCAAGTGGGGATGCGGCATTCACACTCAACTGGGCATACATGTACTCACTTGCCATCGATCCGAACGAGAGTTCACTGCAGAAGGATTCTGTTGGTGTAATGGTACTGCCTGGTGCGAAAGGGGTGAAGGACTCTGCTGCAATGAGTGGATCGATGGGACTGTCGGTGGTGAACAAGACAAAACACCCCGATGAAGCCTTTGCCTATATCCAACACCTGACCAGTAAAGAGGTCCAGGACACTTACTCCGACCTACAGCTCCCAGTCTGGGAAGCTTCCTATGATGATCCTGAGATTGCCAAGGGACGTGAAGACCTGGTAGAAGCAGCAAAGCTTGCTTTCTCCATCATGAACGTACGCCCAAGCGAACCGAAGTATCAGGAAGCAAGTGCAATATTCCAGGAACATATCCAGAAAGCTCTGTATGGCGATATGACTCCCAAGGCAGCACTTACTGAAGCTGTAAAGAAAGTTGGAGCAATGTAA
- a CDS encoding carbohydrate ABC transporter permease, giving the protein MRKIKASRILLYLAAGVLFIYIIAPFLWLIIMSISSSSDLTAKPLRWIPQQLNFESYQELLTMGINSRGELFLHGLGNSLKTALIAVSISILVTIPASWVFSRYKGKKNIILSLAIFTFMLPPVAYALPLYRMLARIGWLDNSFALALVYCTIVLPFCVWLIKENIDNIPFELEEAAIIDGASLFKRITMVVLPLLLPALGTVALLALIMAWDEYFYAMLYTNSKQAITLPVVIANLASGRQSNYSLIAAGGVLASAPPVIIGFLFQRSLIKGLVMGGVKE; this is encoded by the coding sequence ATGCGCAAAATCAAAGCTTCAAGAATTCTTCTCTATCTTGCCGCCGGCGTGCTGTTCATCTATATCATTGCACCATTTCTCTGGCTGATTATCATGTCCATCAGTTCCTCTTCCGATCTGACCGCAAAACCACTGAGATGGATACCACAACAGTTGAACTTTGAGTCATACCAAGAACTCCTTACGATGGGTATCAACAGTAGAGGAGAACTGTTCCTTCATGGACTGGGAAACAGTTTAAAAACAGCATTAATTGCAGTCTCCATTTCAATCCTGGTGACAATCCCAGCTTCCTGGGTGTTCTCCCGGTATAAGGGGAAAAAGAACATTATACTCTCTTTGGCAATCTTTACCTTCATGCTGCCCCCAGTGGCTTATGCACTCCCGCTCTACCGTATGTTGGCAAGAATAGGATGGCTTGATAATTCATTCGCTTTGGCGCTGGTTTACTGCACAATCGTATTACCCTTCTGTGTCTGGCTGATCAAGGAGAACATAGACAACATTCCTTTTGAGCTGGAAGAAGCAGCAATCATAGATGGAGCATCCTTGTTCAAGAGAATCACCATGGTGGTGCTCCCACTGCTGCTTCCTGCCCTTGGTACCGTTGCCCTCCTCGCTCTCATCATGGCGTGGGATGAATACTTCTATGCAATGCTCTATACGAACAGCAAGCAAGCAATTACCTTACCGGTAGTCATTGCAAACCTTGCATCGGGAAGACAATCCAACTACAGCCTGATCGCAGCAGGAGGAGTACTGGCAAGTGCACCACCGGTCATCATTGGTTTCCTGTTCCAACGTTCGCTCATAAAAGGACTGGTAATGGGAGGCGTCAAGGAATGA